In Kwoniella pini CBS 10737 chromosome 2, complete sequence, a single genomic region encodes these proteins:
- a CDS encoding calcineurin subunit B: protein MGAAESSMFSSLEKNSNFSAPELMRLKKRFMKLDKDGSGSIDKDEFLQIPQIANNPLAHRMIAIFDEDGSGTVDFQEFVGGLSAFSSKGGRDEKLRFAFKVYDMDRDGYISNGELYLVLKQMVGNNLKDQQLQQIVDKTIMEADKDGDGKLSFEEFTNMVASTDIVKQMTLEDLF, encoded by the exons ATGGGAGCAGCTGAATCGTCCATGTTCAGCTCGTTGGAGAAGAATTCAAACT TCTCCGCACCCGAACTTATGAGATTAAAGAAACGATTCatgaaattagataaagatgGATCAGGATCAATCGATAAAGACGAATTTCTACAAATCCCTCAAATAGCAAATAATCCTTTAGCACATAGAATGATAGCTATCTTTGACGAAGA TGGAAGTGGTACAGTTGATTTCCAAGAGTTCGTAGGAGGTTTAAGTGCATTCAGTTcaaaaggaggaagagatGAGAAATTACGTT TCGCATTCAAAGTATATGATATGGACAGAGACGGATATATATCGAACGGAGAATTGTATTTAGTTTTGAAACAGATGGTGGGAAACAATTTGAAG GATCAACAATTACAGCAAATCGTAGATAAAACAATTATGGAAGCTGATAAAGATGG TGATGGTAAATTATCCTTTGAGGAATTTACCAATATGGTAGCGAGTACAGATATCGTCAA GCAAATGACTCTCGAAGATCTGTTCTAG